The window TGTACAATAGAGAAAATTAATATCTGAAACTATAGATTCTGTAAGGAATCAAATTTATCAAGATTGGGAGCTTATTGTTGTTGATGATGGTTCCACAGATGCGTCGCTTAAGAAGCTAAAAAAATATTTACGCTACCGATAGTCGTATCAAATTGTATAAAAGAAATACATTACCAAAAGGTGCTCCGACTTGTAGGAATATTGGTATAGATAAGGCAGAAGGAGAATTTATAATTTTTTTGGATTCAGATGATCTGTTAACTACCTGATTGTATATAAATAGAGTATCATATATGAGAAAAAATAACGGATTAAATTTCTCTGTTTTTTTACACGACTTTTTTATAAAAAACCAGGTGATACTAAAATTTTATGGAATGTAAAAAATGATGAACCTGATATATTTCGTTTTTTGAAAGCTGGATCCTCCTGGCGCCACATTCAGTGATTTGGAGAACGGAATCAATAAAGAAACATGATCTTTACTATGATGAAAAACTATTAAGTTTCCAGGATTGGGACTATCATATACGAGCTTTACAAGTGAATTTGAGTTATAGTTTTATTAATAATCCAGATTGTTACTTGGAGGTTACCCTTAGCACACGAAACAATTGGTAGTAACTCATTGAGTTTAGAGCATATGAAAGTCTCGATGAGTATTTGTTTGAAAAGACTCAAAATTCATTTACCAAATCTGGAAACTATTGCCTCAAAGATGTGAAGATTTATATGTCTTCTCATCATTTTGGCTTATTCAACAATATTGAAGGCTAATAAAAAAATAGTGCCATGAGAGTATGGAGAAGGTTAAATGTAATAACAGAGAAATGGGTGTCCTATTTGTTGTTGATTTATATTTTTTTGTACAAGGTTAAAGGGTTTCATTATTATGAAAAACTGCTTAAAAAATAATGAGGCCTGTGTTTTTTAATCATTTCCATTATTCATTTAGAAAAAGAAATCAGTTTCTATTCCATCGAATAATGTGTTGAGAGTTGTGCATATATCCACTTCCTCTAAACAAGGAGGTGCTGCGATAGCTATGCAAACTCAAAAAGGCTTACTTGAGAAAGGCATTCAATCTTCCATTTTCTCTATGGATGGTTCTGATAACATTAAGCATGAAACCTGTTTCATGCCAGACAAGAGTTTGGCAGGAAACTGAAACGAATGTATTGGAAAATAAAAGGATCAAAAAAGATTTTTCTAAATACCCAGAGGCAAAGATACAGAACTCTTTACCCATCACAGATCACAGTATCAAAACGACTTACTGAAACAGCTGCCCGAAGCAGATATCTACCACCTTCACTGGGTTTCAAGATTTATAGATATTCCTACTTTTTTCAAAACGTAGGAAAACCTATAGTATGGACTTTATGATATGAATCCATTTACAGGCGGCTGCCACTACGATGAGCACTGTGGAAAATTCAGGTCGTGCTGTGGTGCTTGTCCCCAGTTACAATCTAACAATGAGAACGACTTATCTCGATTAACTTTTACTGAAAAAAAAGAGCTTTAAAAAATATCAATGCAAAAAATATAGTAATTGCAGGAAATAAGTCACTGGACTACAGCTGTAGCTGGTGAAAGTGAATGTTCGAAGGGATAAGATTGTAACTGTTCACTTGGGCGTGGATCATAAATTATTTAAACCCAGAGATAAAAAAAGTATTCGTACTTTGTTGGGTATTCCGGACAGTAAAAAAGTAATTCTTTTTGGAGCTCCCAGTGTTTTAAACCGCCGGAAAGGTTACCTGGAGTTGGAAAACGCAATACAGATATTAAAAGAACAAGAAGCGATCTGTTCCTTCTCTCATTTGGTTCGGGGAATCTACCGGTTACATCGTAAACCAGATCATCTTCATCTTGGAAATATCAATAACGATCTATTTTTATCTTGGATCTATAGCTGCAGCCGATGTTTTTGTAATCCCCTCACTGGCAGGAAACATTTGGGCAAACCTGCCTGGAAGCGATGGCGTGCTGGAGTTCCGTGCGGCCGGTTTTGATACGGGTGGCATTCCGGATATGATTAAAGACGGGGAAACCGTATACGGTATCTGTCCTGAAACCGGTAATGCAAGCCGAACTGTGCTAATGCAAATTCAAAAAAGTACTATCTGAAAAAGAATTACTTAGCAAGAATTGCAAGAAGTATGGTCGAGGAAAAGTTTTGCATTATCTCATCAGGCGGTAAACTATATTGAAATTTATAAACAATTAACTGTTCATTAATGCAGGATAAAGGGTTCATAACGATTGCCGTTGGGGACTGCTACAAATACCTGGCCATTAATCTTGTGCAAACTTACAGGCTGAACGGAGGTAATGGCTACTTGTTTGTAGTGGTAACAGACAAACCGGACGAGAATCTATCCCGCCATTTTGACCAGGTGGATTATTGAGCATGATAAGCTGGAGGATGGGTACCGTTTATAAGTTAAAATTGCCTGAATACAGCCCATTCGAGGAAACGATTTTTGTAGATGCTGATTGTTTGGTTATAAAAGATATTGATTCGGTACTGGCGATTTTCTAAAGAATTACGGACTTTGGTGTCTTCGGGAGAAATGCTTCAATCAGATGCGATGAAGGAGTGCCGCCTTTTTCCGACAAAAAAGACGTTTTGAAAGAGATATTCTTTGGATAATGTGCCTCGGTTCAACGGCGGTATCTGCTATTTACAAAAAAAATGAAACAGGGCTTAAAAAATATTTAGAGATGCAGCAGATCTCACAAAAGAGTATGATGACTTGGGCATGCCTCGATTTACAAATATCAAAACAGGTACTCAAAAAATGGGAGATGAGCCGCTTCGGTGGCCTGGCGATGGCTTCGCAACAACATACCTGCTGTTGAACCAGTTAAACGAAGGCACGCGGAACATCAACGGTGCCACGGAATTTGAAATTGATGTAATGAACAGATGGTGCAACTATAAAAAATATGGAATGGATGTGTGGCCATCTATGGTACATTTTGGCACCGATAATACAAAGCGGTATCATTACAGAAAAGAAATTATAAAAATGGAAATGGCTGAAAAGGGCTGGCTTGGTAGGATTGTCAATCACACTAAAAAAATAACGTTAAAATACTTGTATGCCACAAAGGTATTTCTATCCCGGTTACTGCTCCTAAATTTCAAACACTATCACGAGTTTACCCGGTGCATGACGCTTCACTGAAACGGTTCCAGGTTATTTAAAAAAGGTGGGCTTTTAATGGCACATAAAAGTGTACAAAGCAAAACAGAAAGTTGGCCCTGGATAGAAGTCAAACAAACTGATAATATTGATATTGGCCCGGAAAAGTGGCCGAAGATTACCATCGTAACGCCCAGCTATAACCAGGGAGAATTCCTGGAAGAGACAATTCTCTCTGTGCTCAATCAAAATTATCCGAACCTGGAGTATATCATTATTGATGGTGGGAGTACTGACAACAGTGTGGAGATTGTCAAACAGTATGAGCAATGAGATTGAATTACTGGGTCGAGCGAGCCGGACCGGGGGCAGAGCCACGCCATCAACAAAGGATTTGAGCAGGCCACCGGTGAATGGGGGAACTGGATTAACAGCGACGACCTGCTGGCAGAAGGGGCGTTATTGAAATGTGTTGAGTACTTGAAAAAGGCTGATGAAAAGACGCTAATAGTTGGCCATTTAATACATACAAATAAAGATAGAAGCAGGGAATACACAAGTATCAGTAACATAAATAACTTTAAGGAATATATTGACATAGCAAATTATTGGAGGAAGGGAAATGGCTTTCAGCAAAGTGCGCTATTCAATATAAAAGAGTATAAAAAGATAGGCGGGTTGAATAAAGATAATCACTTTACGATGGATACGAACTATGGGTGAGTTCTCGTGACGAGGGCATAAAATAAAACATGTAGATTTTCCCGTTGGTATTTTTCGTTTATACGATGGACAAAAAATTTCAGATCGGTTAAAAACCACTGACGAATTGAATTCGATCCGCAATATCCCTTGTTGATAAAAGCGACAGTTTATCAAACTCAGAGAAACTAAAAGCAAAATGGTCTATAAAGTTATATGGATTACGTTTTAGATATGGGTTATTTCGAAGTAAAATTGGCATTAGAAGAAGGCTGAAGAATTTAATGATTGCACCTTGATACTTACAGTTGTAAAAACATGAAGCAGCAATAAAAAATATAGATGGACAAGAATTTTTTTCTGAAAAAGCTAAGTAAGAATAACATAGATAGATTTTATGCACGTAGTTCAATTCTTAAAGCATTAAAGCAATGCCTGCCGTTATTAAATGGCCATCTTCTGGATGCAGGCTGCGGGAAAATGCCTATAAAGAGTTCATTATGATGAATTCAGAAGTTTCCAAGTATTCAGGACTTGATATCGAAGGTGCAATAAATTACGATGATTCAGTGAAACCAGACTATACCTGGGATGGTTTGAAAATGCCCTTCCAGAGTAATCTATTTGACTGTGCAATTGCAACAGAAGTTCTTGAGCATTGCCCAGATCCTGACATTATTTTGAATGAAGTTTTCAGGGTTTTAAAAAATCAATCGCACCTGTTTTTAACTATACCGTTTTTGTGGCCGTTACACGAAGTGCCAAATGATCAGTACAGATATACACCTTTTTCATTGCAAAAGCATTTAGAAGAGGCAGGTTTTGCTGAAATAAAAATACGCCCTCTTGGTGGCTGGCATGCAGCAATGGCACAAATGTTAGGTTTATGGGTTATAAGAGCTCCTTTCAGTCTGATGCAGAGAAGATTTTTGAAATTATTAGCAATTCCTTTTTACAAATATCTGGTCAAAATAGATACCAAGCCCAAAACTTTTACAGAAGGTAGTATGATTACGGGATTGGCGGCAGTTGCCTACAAAAATGATTACACTATAAAAGTAGATGAAGTATCTAAACAATAAAAAAATATTACTATTTACTGAGGAATTTCCATTCGGAAAAACCGAAACATTTCTCGAAACTGAGATTTCGTATCTTTCTGAAGAATTTACCAACGTGATCATTTTACCTGGCAGGAAATTGAATGATAAAAGATTATTACCCGACAATGTAGTTGTTGATGATTCATATGCTGAATATCTGCAAGGAAAACCAACAGGAAGCAAACACTACCTGTGGAAAGGATTGCTTCCGGCATTTGACAGCAATAGGCCTCTATATACCAATTTGTTCAAAAACCACAGCGATACTTCCATCCCACAGGATTAAAACGTGTGTTTGGGTGGTCGGGCATGGCAGAGGACAGAGCGAGTTTTTTGAAAGCTTATATTAACTCTCATGAACTTGACAGAGATGATGTGTTGTTCTATACGTATTGGTTTCATATTACAACCGTAGCATTGGGAAGAATATTAAAAAATACAAAACTGGTAAGCCGTGCCCACCGATTTGATCTTTATGATGAGGAACTCCCATCGCCACATAGCTCCTGGAAGTGCCTCGGGGTTCGAATAGGTTGTCTGAGCTTATTTCTATTTCCGAAAGATGGGTATCACTATTTATCTGAAAACTATCCCGGCTATAAAGAAAAGGTATAGTATTTCCCGACTGGGTGTAAAAGATCTGGGATTCAGATCGAAAGCGTCAGAAGGTAATGGGTTTAGAATTGTCTCCGTTTCTGGAATTCGGGAAGTTAAACGGGTAGATTTGATAGCAAGAGCGATAGCACAGACAGCGTCATAAATCTACCTGAATATCAAAATATTCTGGGACCATTTTGGTGACGGGCCTTTAATGGATGATCTGAAAAAGGTCATTACCGAAAAGATATATGATAAGGCAATCGTGAAACTTCACGGAATTATACCCAATAAAGAAGTGATGGAACACTATCGAACGATGCCGGTGGACTTGTTTGTGAATGTAAGCAGTTCCGAGGGAATCCCGGTCTCTATTATGGAAGCTCAGTCTGCGGGAGTTCCGGTTCTTGCTACAGATGTGGGGGGAACTTCTGAAATTGTAAATGAAGAAAACGGGTGGCTGATTTCAAAGGATGCAAGGCCAGATGAGATTTCCAACATTTTGAGAGAAATTATCTCCAACAGGAGCATTCTCTCTAAAAAAAGGCTGGCCGCAAAGAGAAACTGGGAAGAAAATTTTAATGCAGATACGAACTACCGGGAATTTGCGAAAACCCTGACAGAGCTGTAGATGGAAAAACTACTCATCGTTCTAAGTACGGCTGATTTTGATAATTTTACCCGGCGGGCTACAGTTGAAGCTATTTGCAGGGAACATAAAGAGACAAGTCTTCTTTTTTTGAGTGGGGTGAAAGCATTTTCCAATTAAAAAACCGGGTAATGCAGCGCTGAAATGGAAATCTTTTTACAGCTTCACACTTGGGAAGCTAAGAATACCCATTCAGATCCGCTGAGACTATTTTAAAAAAAATGTATTGGGCTCAATTTTTTAAAAAATTTGACACTGTTTTCTTAACAGATCCAAACCAAGAACTGTTTTTGAATTATATAAATGAATCTCAGAAGGTTATTTATTTAATACGTGATCCGAATATTTCTGCAGTATGAAAAAAATCATTCTAAAGAAATAGCACTCGTTGGGAGAGCTGATATTGTGTTAGCTACGAGTAAAAATCTTGCTGAGAGATATCTTCCAAAATATTTCGGTATTGAGCATGAGAACATTCGTTATTGGCCTAATACTGCAGACCTGGAATTATGGAATCATGAATCAATGGCTAATCACGCTTTTAGTAATGATAAATATATCGCAGGTATGGCTGGGAATTTGAATGACAGATCCGACATGCAACTACTTGATTCCATCACGGATGTAGCTTCTGTTTATTATGAAATTTGCAGGAAAATTACAGATGAAATTCGAGCAAGTTCACTTTTTACAAAAATATTTCAAAAACCGAATGTCAAACACCTTGGGTTTATTTCCATTTGATAAATTAACGGAAGTTGTTTGAGAGATGGAATGTCGGTTTAACTATAGAAAAAAGATGTGAATACACACTTTATACTCACCACAACAAGATATACCAGTATTTAGGGTTAGGTAAACCGGTAATTGTTAATAAAATACATGATGATTACGATGATTTTGGGGAACCGGTTTTTGTCTGTAATACAAAAGAAGAATATGCCCAAAAACTTAAAGAACTTATGTTATCAGAAAAAAAAGAAATGGAGTGGATTGAAAATGCCCAACGTATCGCAAAAGAGAATTCGGCAGAGATAAGAGCGGAAGATTTTTTGAAGTGGGTTCAAATTAAATAATTATCAATCCCATACTAATTCATTTAAGATGTCTTAGGTTCATTGGAAATGATTGATTATCTGTTTATGCGAAAAAGTTTTTTATAATTAGTTTATATGGGAGAATATATAAAAGTTTAAAAAAAGGGATAAGTTCTGAATATGAAATATTTTAGTTATTTGAAAAATTTAAACTGGTATGCAAGACCAGGATACACTATTCCATTTTATGATCGTCTACATTTTGAAAAGCAACTGCCTTTAAAAAACACGAGTGGAATTCAGGTTATTTGGCCGAAAAAATATTCCAGAAAAACCTACAGGGTTGAGCCAATTAAAAAAGCAATTAAAAGATATTTGCCTCTTACATACTTTGATGCATCTCATGAGTTCGATTATTTTATACATGGAGGCTTTCCAGTTTCCGAGAGGGAAATTCAAAATATTGGTGATAAATTAAAACCCCAAAATAGACATGATATTTATGGAGAGGTTATAAAGTTTTAGTATAAAGATAAAATTGTATTAGCTGCTCTGGACTGTTCTGATTTTACAGTTGTTTCAGAAGAAAATGATGCAGAAGACTGATCTATACTTTAAGTTGATGGCTCCTGAAAATTTAAGTTCTGATAAAATAACGCCTCTTTGTTTGGGGGTGAAAAATACAAAACTCCTTGGGAAGGCAAGGAAAATTTATTTAGATGGTAAAGTTAAAAAAGATATAGATGTATACGGTAGATATGGCAATCAAACTCATAGCCAGCCATACAGAGAAAAAGTAGTTAATATTTTAAATGGCGCTGATTTTGGATTTGTAGGAGGTTTCAATAAAGTAATTACACCTGAGTACTTAAAAGAATTACAACGGTCAAAAATATCTGTTGAAGTACCAGGTTTTGGTGTATTGTCGTATCGATTATTCGAATCGATGGCCCTTGGTGCAGTTGTTATATGCAAAAAAATTCCAATAACATTTCCTAATCCAATGATTGATGGAGTTCACTTTGTTCAAATAAAACCGGATTTGTCAGATCTGGTAAAGAAGTGTAATATGTTATTGGAAGATGAATCACTTCGTCATTTCATATCTGTAAATGCCATGAAATTTTATGATGTGAACTTTTCTCCTGACAGTGTAGCAAGGCGTATTATAAATACAGTAATCGAATTTTTAAAAAATGAGTAGCTTAATTCTATTGAATATTATTAATATTATATTTTTGAAATAATGAATTGTATTAATTTTTACACTTTTGGATAGTAAAATAAAAAGTTCAAAGGGGCCTTAATTATTCTACTTCATCAGATTTATAATTTGTAGAAATATTTTATAAACCCTTCTCAAAATAATTTATATGAAAAGTTCTCCAACTATTTAATTCATTTGATATCGGGGGTGCAGAAGTTTTAACATATGATCTTCTTAGAAATGATAATTCTGTAAAAAATAATTATCATTTACTGGTTTCAAAGGGTGGGCAATTAGAGGAACTCATGAGGCAGGAAGGATTTGAAAAAATTATTAAGATACGAAGAGATAATTTCAAAGTTGGTTTTTTGAATAAACTTCATCATTTAATAAAAAGTAATCGCTATCAGATCATACATGTACATAGTCCACTGGATGTGCTTTACACAAAATTGGCTACTATTAACTGTAAAATCAAAGTGGTTTATACTGTTCATAGTTTTCATTTTAAAAGTAATATTTGGTCAGACCTGTTAAAGAGGACTGCATTGAATTTGTGTGATTACCTGCTGTTCAGTTTCAAAGGAGGTAAAAAAAAACTATGAAACAAATTTCAATGTAAAAAAACCAAATGCAGTACTATATAATGGTATAGACAATAGAAAATTTGAGATGAAAAGGATACGCTTAGACAAGAACTGAAGTTGTTGAATGATGAAATAATGGGCGGTATGATTGGTAATTTTAATGATGTAAGAGATCAGATAACAGTCTGTAAAGCACTTGCTTTAGTTATTCGTAACAATCCGAATTTTCATTTTGTGTTTACTGGCGCTGCACAGGGGTATCATTTTCAAGATGAATGTATTTCATATTGTAAATCCAGAAGACTACTGGATAATATTCATTTTTTGGGTAAAAGAACCGATGTGCCATCTATTTTATCCTCCTTGGATATATTTATCTATTCGTCAAATAAAGATACTTTCGGCATCGCTGTTGTGGAAGCAATGATGAGTTCTACTGCTGTTATTGTGAATAATCTTCCGGTTTTTAAAGAGATAACGAACGGGGGCAGCTATGCACAACTTTACAAAACAAAAAATGAAGAGGATTTGGCAGAAAAAATAGAGTATTATATCCATAACACGGAAGAGCGCAAAGAACTGGGTGAAAAAGGAAAAAAATGGGCGCTGGAGAATTTTACCATCGAGAAGCACATCGAAAAACTGTACAAAATCTATAAAGAGGTACTATAACAGAACAGTGTTGAAGAACCAATACTCACCGGTTTACTGGCCTGCAAACTATTCCTATACAGCTATTGGGGCTGCTTTAATTATCAATATTGTATTGGTTGTTTTTTTTGGAACCCGCATGATTTCACCGGTTTGGTTATTTGCCAATTTGATTTTCCTGGCATTCTATTTTGTGATTGTGAACATCGTAAGTGTCAGATCCGGTAAAAATTACTTCAACCGATTATGGCCGGCAGATCTTCTGGATGGCGTGGGGTACAAGGCTGTTGTTCATGGCCGCCATTGTGATGGTTGCAGAACTCACCTGGGACCGGCCGTTTTATGTGGGAGCAGTAGATGCAACCCGATATCACAGGGTAGCTTCTGAAATTTCACAACTGTTGGCAGCCGGCAACTTTCAACAGGTTTTCCCGCATCTGGCTGGTGAATATTTGGAACATACCGACAACTATGGTGTCCCGTTTGTATTGGGTTTCGTTTATACGTTTACCGGGTCATCAGTCATTGTCGCTAAAGTGTTTATGACGTTGATGGGAGCGGGAACAGCCTTTTTTTCTTATAAAACGGCCAAATTAATAACCGATGAATCTACTGCGAGACTTGCCGGAATACTGATCGCCTTTTTCCCCTTATCACTATTTTACAGCTCCGTAATTCTGAAAGAGGAATTTGTGGTCTTTCTCTCCATGGTGGGTATTTTTCTGCTGACGAAAAGCGTTGTGAAGGGCAGGATCAAACTCTGGGAACTTGCTGTTTTGATCTCCTCTGTCTCCATTCTGTTTCTGTTTCGAACGGCTGCCGGGGCGCTGATGGTCTCGCTCGTGGTGGGGATATATTTCATGAATCGCATAAAGGGCAGTGTACTGATCTCTTTAAGTATGAGTACAATTATCATATTGGGTTTTTTCTACTTCATCGATGCGTTTGGGGAAGTTGATTACTACGTAGAACGTGTTTCGGGTGTTTTTGACTACTCAGAAGCCCGAATCAGGAGTATTGCTCAAGAGAATACAATGGCCTCCATTGTGGGCATTCCAACCTTTGTGGTTCTCTCTTTTATAGCCCCTTTTCCATCCATGGTCTATTTGCCGCTTGGGAACCCTTCCACATGACGATACCTACTACTGGATTGCAGGTTTAATGATCTGGAATTTCTTGATCTATTTCGGTCTGGTCGGTTTTTGGAAGGTGATGAAACAGAACATGAGTGAGAGTTTGGCGGTCTGGGGATTTGCAGTTGGCTATACGCTCATTTTAGGTGTTACTGCACTTTTTACAGCGGTTCGGTTTGGATATAATGCCATGCCTGCTTTCTTTATTTTAATTGCCATCGGCATCAAACACCGGAATGAATTTCCCTGGTGGAAATTGTACTTGATAGGTGCAGTCGGGCTGATTTTAGCCTGGAACTACTTCAGGCTGGCGGGACGCGGAATGATGTAAATCCATATAGGTATGCCAAAACTTTTTCTAACCGGTGATATTCTTCCTGCCGACCGCCAGCATACATTGGGAATTGGCACCGGCAGTAAATTCCGACAAACCGGGGGCGAGCATTGGTACACTTTTTTTGAACAGTTCGATAAAAATGATTCCATTCTGTTTGGCAACCTCGAGGCTCCCCTGGTCAGCTCAACTATAAAAAATCAATGTAATAAAGATTTTTTTGCAGGGGATGAAACTTTCAGCAAGTGGTTGTCCAGGGCCGGGTTTGATGTTGTTTCTGTTGCCAACAATCACATCCTGGAATTTGGAGAAGCCGGTTTTCATCATACCGTTCAGGCATTACAAAACGATGGGATTGAAACAGTCGGCATTTTTGATGATCTCCATGGATCGAACCTTTCCATTATAAAAAAAGAGAATTGTACTTTTGGATTTGCAGCGTTTAATGCTGTACATGATATTCAAAATGATGACTGTTATGCCTCACTTTCAGAAAAGGCCGTTAAACATGCTATTGACGGTTTGAGAAAACGTGAGGTCGATTTAATTTGCCTCAGTTTCCATTGGGGTAATGAGTATATCCATATTCCCTCATGGGAACAGGTTCAGCTTGCCCGGAAAGCGATTGATTGGGGCGCGGACCTGATTATTGGCCACCATCCGCATGTTGTTCAGCCCGTAGAACAGTATAAACAGGGATGGATCCTGTACAGCCTTGGAAATTTTATTTTTGACATGAACTGGTCCCGAAACGTTTAAACTGGAATGTGTGCTGGTTGTTGAAGCTGACGGCGCAGGAATCCAATCGTTGCACAGCGCATGCGGTTGAAGATTCAGGAGGATTACCGGCCGTTACTCAAAGAAAGCACTGGCTCATCGGTTGAATCGCATACACTCCACAGAAAATCACAACCTGATGGAACAGCTACTGTCAGGAAGGAAAACAGAATATGCGAAGACGATTACTACAAGCAGGTTAAAGCCAGAAACGGAGAAAGGCCCAAGAATTGGAATGAAGATTCTGAATTGTTGAAAGAATGGCACGGGTTTCGACAAATGGGAAACGGAAAAGAAAGTTATTAGAATACTACTTCGGAAAGCTCTTGATAAAATCAGGTGATGGCATTTAATCAAAAAGATTAACAAATACGCAAGATCGAATGCCATAGTTCGTTATGGTTGGCCGATTGGGGAAAAGCCTAACGTGTCACGAA of the Balneolaceae bacterium genome contains:
- a CDS encoding methyltransferase domain-containing protein, whose product is MPAVIKWPSSGCRLRENAYKEFIMMNSEVSKYSGLDIEGAINYDDSVKPDYTWDGLKMPFQSNLFDCAIATEVLEHCPDPDIILNEVFRVLKNQSHLFLTIPFLWPLHEVPNDQYRYTPFSLQKHLEEAGFAEIKIRPLGGWHAAMAQMLGLWVIRAPFSLMQRRFLKLLAIPFYKYLVKIDTKPKTFTEGSMITGLAAVAYKNDYTIKVDEVSKQ
- a CDS encoding glycosyltransferase; its protein translation is MFWDHFGDGPLMDDLKKVITEKIYDKAIVKLHGIIPNKEVMEHYRTMPVDLFVNVSSSEGIPVSIMEAQSAGVPVLATDVGGTSEIVNEENGWLISKDARPDEISNILREIISNRSILSKKRLAAKRNWEENFNADTNYREFAKTLTEL
- a CDS encoding glycosyltransferase, with translation MAPENLSSDKITPLCLGVKNTKLLGKARKIYLDGKVKKDIDVYGRYGNQTHSQPYREKVVNILNGADFGFVGGFNKVITPEYLKELQRSKISVEVPGFGVLSYRLFESMALGAVVICKKIPITFPNPMIDGVHFVQIKPDLSDLVKKCNMLLEDESLRHFISVNAMKFYDVNFSPDSVARRIINTVIEFLKNE
- a CDS encoding glycosyltransferase family 39 protein, producing the protein MSDPVKITSTDYGRQIFWMAWGTRLLFMAAIVMVAELTWDRPFYVGAVDATRYHRVASEISQLLAAGNFQQVFPHLAGEYLEHTDNYGVPFVLGFVYTFTGSSVIVAKVFMTLMGAGTAFFSYKTAKLITDESTARLAGILIAFFPLSLFYSSVILKEEFVVFLSMVGIFLLTKSVVKGRIKLWELAVLISSVSILFLFRTAAGALMVSLVVGIYFMNRIKGSVLISLSMSTIIILGFFYFIDAFGEVDYYVERVSGVFDYSEARIRSIAQENTMASIVGIPTFVVLSFIAPFPSMVYLPLGNPST
- a CDS encoding CapA family protein, giving the protein MPKLFLTGDILPADRQHTLGIGTGSKFRQTGGEHWYTFFEQFDKNDSILFGNLEAPLVSSTIKNQCNKDFFAGDETFSKWLSRAGFDVVSVANNHILEFGEAGFHHTVQALQNDGIETVGIFDDLHGSNLSIIKKENCTFGFAAFNAVHDIQNDDCYASLSEKAVKHAIDGLRKREVDLICLSFHWGNEYIHIPSWEQVQLARKAIDWGADLIIGHHPHVVQPVEQYKQGWILYSLGNFIFDMNWSRNV